The Eurosta solidaginis isolate ZX-2024a chromosome 4, ASM4086904v1, whole genome shotgun sequence genome includes a window with the following:
- the LOC137249574 gene encoding putative nuclease HARBI1, protein MFESAVLQFYREISKFIDIKMASAVVAFMLLEGESCEKVKRKILRDRSNPLELPETAFVAYYRINKEAFRMVLNTIEGHLTRLKVLPVLQLAATLRFLAEGSYQTSVGKDSSISVARSTVSTILDDVLNVMNQLVCPQWVNLEMDEPEQRRSRDYFYTKYKIPPIIGCIDGTHIKIIKPSTDEHLFYNRKGYFSMNAMIICDADMKIRTVDARYPDSSHDSFVWNVSRARRHFLRKYESGDRTSKLLGDSGYGIEPFLLTPYRDPSYNSKEYKFNLAHSSGRNIVERTIGVLKSRFRCLLGTLHYRPEKVVKIVNVCCALHNICRRYNVEYNEESITLPSNNN, encoded by the exons atgttcgaatcagctgttttgcagttTTATCG AGAAATAAgcaaatttattgacatcaaaatggcatcagcagttgtagcatttatgttattggaagGTGAAAGTTGTGAGAaggtcaaaagaaaaattttgagagatcgcagcaatccattggagCTGCCAGAGACAGC TTTcgttgcatactatcgcataaacaaagaggctttccgaatggtattgaaCACCATTGAAGGACACTTAACTCGTttgaaagttctgccagtgctacaactagcagctacgttacgatttttagctgaaggatcaTATCAAACAtcagttggcaaggattctagcataaGTGTAGctagaagcacggtgtcaacgattttagatgatgtgctcaACGTTATGAATCAGTTAGTTTGCCCACAGTGGGTGAATTTAGAAATGGACGAACCCGAACAACGCAGATCAAGGGACTATTTTTATACAAAGTACAAAATTCCCCCCATAATTGGTTGTATTGACGGGACACATATAAAAATCATCAAGCCGAGTACTGACGAACATTTATTCTATAATCGAAAGGGATACTTCAGTATGAATGCCATGATT ATTTGTGATGCTGACATGAAAATTCGAACGGTCGATGCTCGGTATCCCGACTCTAGCCATGACTCTTTCGTATGGAACGTTAGTAGGGCCAGAAGACATTTCCTTAGGAAGTATGAGTCAGGTGACCGGACATCTAAATTGTTAGGAGATAGTGGATATGGCATAGAACCTTTTTTATTAACACCATACAGAGATCCAAGCTACAACTCCAAagaatataaatttaatttggCGCATTCATCAGGTCGAAATATTGTAGAGCGAACAATAGGAGTGCTAAAAAGCAGATTTCGATGCTTATTAGGCACCTTGCACTACAGGCCAGAAAAAGTGGTGAAAATTGTAAACGTCTGTTGTGCGCTTCATAACATCTGCAGAAGGTACAACGTGGAATATAACGAAGAGAGCATTACTTTACCATCAAATAATAACTAG
- the LOC137249576 gene encoding scoloptoxin SSD14 has protein sequence MLSNGGSAVDATIATLLCEGVLLPHSMGVGGGFIAIIYTKETGRIETLIARETAPAASNQNMFLNKTITGAIASAVPSEIYGYWSLYKKYGKLPWKMLFEPAIELCFNGIKVSKHLANVLNMYSQRIRNEPSMADIFINPLTNDLYKEDEIMYRPKLGETLRIVAEEGPDAIYGGGSIGNKLVEDIQEMGGIITEADLKNYQVRWEDTVKVVFESGYTLHTTPLPTSGAVLAFILNVMEPMFTTIEPVFWHRLIETFKHGYGQRTSLGDIHYEPDVIDTYNNLLSPDYADQVREQILDDRTFTDFHYYGANFTNEDDKGTANIAILAPNGDAIAVTSTVNSHLGAKVRSRQTGIILNDEMDDFSTPGVINTYGIPSSPSNYIKPGKRPMSSTCPSIILDQNGNVKLMIGGAGGSRITTSVAQTILRYFMLNNTLQESIDAGRLHHQLAPMRVDVEPEVEEHINDYLLKVGHELNYLPGSKAYSALTAIGINSEVPQPACDRRRVGSWKVIYPHI, from the exons ATGTTAAGTAATGGTGGATCTGCGGTGGATGCTACTATTGCCACTCTGTTATGTGAAGGTGTTTTGCTACCTCATAGCATGGGCGTAGGCGGAGGTTTTATCGCAATTATTTATACCAAAGAAACTGGCCGGATAGAGACTTTGATTGCACGCGAAACAGCGCCCGCTGCCTCAAATCAAAATATGTTTCTTAATAAAACTATAACTG GTGCAATTGCATCGGCTGTTCCCAGTGAAATTTATGGCTATTGGAGTTTGTATAAGAAATATGGAAAATTACCATGGAAGATGCTGTTCGAGCCGGCCATTGAATTATGTTTTAATGGCATCAAAGTTTCCAAACATTTGGCAAATGTATTGAATATGTATAGCCAACGTATACGTAATGAACCTTCAATGGCTGACATTTTTATTAATCCGTTAACAAATGATCTCTACAAAGAAGATGAAATAATGTATCGTCCAAAATTAGGAGAAACATTAAGAATTGTTGCAGAAGAAGGTCCAGATGCCATTTACGGAGGTGGGAGCATTGGCAACAAATTGGTTGAAGATATACAAGAAATGGGAGGCATCATAACAGAGGCAGATTTAAAAAATTACCA AGTACGGTGGGAAGATACAGTCAAAGTTGTATTTGAATCCGGCTATACTCTGCATACCACGCCCTTACCAACTAGCGGAGCTGTACTGGCATTCATACTCAATGTCATGGAACCGATGTTTACTACAATAGAACCTGTATTTTGGCATAGATTAATTGAGACTTTCAAGCATGGGTATGGTCAGCGCACATCACTGGGAGACATACATTATGAGCCAGACGTGATCGATACTTATAATAATTTGCTAAGCCCTGACTATGCAGATCAGGTACGAGAGCAAATTTTAGATGATCGAACCTTTACGGATTTTCATTATTATGGTGCCAATTTTACAAATGAAGATGACAAAGGAACAGCAAACATTGCAATATTAGCCCCTAATGGTGATGCAATTGCAGTTACTAGCACCGTTAATAGCCA CTTGGGAGCAAAAGTGAGATCACGACAAACAGGTATAATACTGAATGATGAAATGGATGATTTCTCCACTCCAGGAGTTATAAATACTTACGGAATTCCTTCTTCACCGTCGAATTATATTAAACCCGGCAAGCGACCAATGAGCTCCACATGTCCCAGCATTATTCTTGATCAAAATGGCAATGTTAAATTGATGATTGGAGGTGCTGGTGGATCACGAATTACCACTTCTGTTGCCCAG ACAATACTGCGTTATTTCATGCTTAACAATACGCTTCAAGAATCCATTGACGCTGGCCGATTACATCATCAGCTGGCTCCAATGAGAGTAGATGTTGAACCAGAAGTGGAAGAGCACATTAATGATTATTTACTAAAAGTGGGCCATGAGCTTAATTATTTGCCTGGGAGTAAAGCCTACTCGGCACTTACGGCGATTGGGATCAATTCAGAGGTTCCACAGCCGGCATGTGACCGTCGGCGTGTAGGAAGTTGGAAAGTGATTTATCCACATATTTAG